A stretch of DNA from Glycine max cultivar Williams 82 chromosome 18, Glycine_max_v4.0, whole genome shotgun sequence:
CGTCTTAAAAATATACGCGGTGGAATTTTCGTAATTTGAAGTTGCTATACGAAGACGGTGTTACTCAAACCTATCTTAAAATTACTTGTTCAACGACGGGTACACTGTTGTAGAACGCGCAatgacatttattttataaaataaattattttatttaaaatgatttaagacAGTGTGAATATGCACTGTCTTTGAAGCCGAGAGAGACAACGATAGTGATTTTATAAACATTGTCTTTAAttggtttaattaaaattaaaaaaataatgcccACGTCTCTTTATTTGCTCTTACTTTTCACTCCGAAGGTTCTAGATCGAGAGAAGTAGCTGTGAAGAAAGAAGTTTGGTGCTCATAGGTGAACGACTTGAAGTTGCTCTGCATCAGAACGACGTCGTCGGCGGTGGCGGAACTTTTCTGCTCCGTCTTTGGATCCATGGCCGCGTAATCCAGATCTATGTAAGGAACCAGTTTGGTTTCAGAGAACAAGTACTGAGACGAATTTAGATCTGTCTTCGGATTAGCTAGCAGCCAGGACGCGGCCTCAGCCTCCTCGATGCTGACGTTAGCGTCAGCGTCAGCGTCAATGTCGGAGAAGAAGCGGTGGTGGAAGTTGATCGGCGAGGAGGCCTTGACTGAGTGTTCGGACTCGAAGAACAGTGTGATGGGGATGCACTCGTGGCAGCTGGCGAGGCGGTTGGCGGAGTGGATATCGCGGTCGCAGGCGAGGCAGAGAGCAGCGGCGTCAGCCTTGCTGGTCATATGCGCCAGCGCCTGCTCGCGCAGCTCGCAGAGCGCGACGCGCGGGTGGCGCGACTCGAGCTTGTTGGCGGCATGAACCTTAATGTAAGGTCCGAGAGTAATTACTCATTATAGTGATTCTGTTACTGTCATGTATTAATTACTCATTATAGTGATTAAATCAATCTGTTGTTGAGGCTCTAGAATGGCAGTGTAAGGTCCGAGAGTAATTCATCATGTTCTTTGCAGTTAAATTTTTGCTTAATTAACAATATGTCAATGAATAAGTACTTAGGTATAATTACGTTTGTTATGGAAAAGAAATTTCTTCATTTCTAAGGCAAAGATTGCTTCATGCTAATGCTACCATGATCCAGACCAAAGAAAATTACTACTATTGATATCTGACCAAGGCTATACagtttgttgttgtttggaATTATATTACAAGCCTTTATTTATGGTCAATTTGATACACAATTGGGTATGCAATTTAATATTGAATGAGTCCTAGTATCTATGGTCAGAACCTCGCATAACTCTCATACTCTGTATTGGTTGAGCCATATGCACAGAGCCATGTTTTTCACATGAACAAGGACTTAAAATGTAGAAATTGTCTATATGTCTCTAGGCTTTataatgattgaaaaaaattgtaattctaCACATCAAATAAAACTTTCATTGATTATTATCCAAATGCATGTCAATTATAATTTagaatttacattcaaagaattaattattgtttatttaattacattcaaagaaaatgcatgaatgttttcaggCCTTGGTTGTTCCTCAATTGGTTATGGAGAAGCAGAGGAGCTAGGACCCTTCTTTCCTCAGGACAGCAGCCAACCAAAGCTAAAGTTAAATCCTTATTCTTGGAATAACGGTTGGTGAATTTAGATTCGTAGCCAATAATTTTTCACCACATACCAAAACATATATACTATACATGGTCATTAATTCTCATAAGTTGATTTGTAAATTTGGTAAATGTGTTTATTCAAGATAAACTATATACTAGAAAAAGCAATGATCCTTAACCaatataattt
This window harbors:
- the LOC100802376 gene encoding zinc finger protein CONSTANS-LIKE 4-like produces the protein MALCIWLNQYRVHAANKLESRHPRVALCELREQALAHMTSKADAAALCLACDRDIHSANRLASCHECIPITLFFESEHSVKASSPINFHHRFFSDIDADADANVSIEEAEAASWLLANPKTDLNSSQYLFSETKLVPYIDLDYAAMDPKTEQKSSATADDVVLMQSNFKSFTYEHQTSFFTATSLDLEPSE